The DNA region TGACGCGCGGCGAGGAGAGCACCGACGACGCGCAGGTCGAGGCCGACGTCGTCGCGATCGCGCCGCGGGTGGCGGGCCCGGTCGCCGAGGTGCTGGTGGCGGACAACGCCCAGGTGCGGCAGGGGCAGCCGCTGGTCCGCATCGACCCGGCCGACTACCAGGTCCGCGTGCGCCAGGCCGAGGCCGAGCTGGCGACGGCCCAGGCCCAGGCGGCCGCCGCGGAGGCGCAGGTGTCGGTCGCGCGCGCCGGGGTGACCCGCGCCGAGGCCGAGGCGGAGAAGGCCGCGCTCGACCTGCGCCGCGCGGAGGAGCTGAAGGCCGGCGACGCCATCGCCGCCGAGCGCTACGACGCGACCCGCATCGCCGGGGCCACCGCGCGCGCCGGCGCCGGCGCGAACCGGGCGCAGTACGCGGCCGCGCTCGCCAGCGGCGAGCTGGCGAGGGCCCGGGTGAAGGCGGCGCAGGCCGCGGTGGACCTGGCCCGCCTGCAGCTCTCCTACACCGAGGTGCGCGCGCCCGCCTCCGGCCGCGTCTCGCGCCTCGCCGCGCGGGTGGGGCAGATCGTGCAGCCGGCCCAGAGCCTCGGGCAGCTCGTGCCCGACCGGACCTACGTGGTCGCGAACTTCAAGGAGACGCAGACCGGCGACATCCGCCCCGGCCAGCCGGTGGACGTCGAGATCGACGCGTACGGCGGGCGCACGCTCCACGGGAAGGTGGAGAGCATCTCCGGCGGCACCGGCGCGCGGTTCGCCCTGCTGCCGCCGGACAACGCCTCCGGGAACTTCGTCAAGGTGGTCGAGCGCGTCCCGGTCCGGATCGCCTGGGACGCGGTGCCGGCGGACCTGCCGCTGCGGGCCGGCCTGTCTGCCTTCGTGACCGTGCACACGAGGTAGGACGAGGGCTGCGGGGTCGCCCCGCCGCCGCGCCGCCGGCGCCCGCACACCCGCCCACCCGCGGGCCGGTGAGACATCGGCCGATTTCTGGACGGGTCCCCTCCGGCTGCTACGGTCGCGGCGAGGCAGCCGAATGGCCGTGACGCGCGGACGCAGGTGGGGCGTGTACGTGGGGGTCGTCGCCTTGCTGGCGGCCCTCTCCGCCGCCGATCCGTCCGGCCTCCGCAAGCACCTGCGCCTCGCCGGCGAGGTGGACCAGATGCGCGCCGAGAACGAGCGCCTCGCCGGCGAGAACGCGCGCCTCGCGCGCGAGGTCCGGGCGCTCCGCTCCGAGCCGGCCGCGCTCGAGCGCGCCGTGCGCGAGGAGCTCCGCTACATCCGTCCCGGCGAGCGCGTGTACTGGCTCGGCGCCGAGCGCGGAGGGGCCCCGTGAGCGAGCCGCTCCCCGCGCTGCCGCCGGTGCGCGCGCCGGTGGGCGCGACGCCCACGGTGCGCCGCCGGCTGGCGCTGCAGCGCTCGCGGCCGCTGCTCATCCGCGCGTACGCGCTCCTGCTCGGCGAGGCCGGGCTGGCCGGCCCCATCGCCCGCCGCCGGGCGGCGCGCTTCGCGGTGCGCAGCCTGCCGGCGCTGGTCACGGTGGCGGTGGGCGCGCTCGTGGCGCTGCGCGGGTTCGAGTCGGCCGCGGGGTGGGCGCAGGTGGCCGCGATGGCGGTGCTGGCGGTCGCGCTCGGCGCGCTGGTGTGGCGCCGGGTGGCGCGCGCGGCCGCCGGGGAGCAGGC from Anaeromyxobacter dehalogenans 2CP-C includes:
- a CDS encoding HlyD family secretion protein, giving the protein MTPPADPKLHEVRAPPAPAEAAARPGGRRRVVVGAGLVAVVIALALGAHALLTRGEESTDDAQVEADVVAIAPRVAGPVAEVLVADNAQVRQGQPLVRIDPADYQVRVRQAEAELATAQAQAAAAEAQVSVARAGVTRAEAEAEKAALDLRRAEELKAGDAIAAERYDATRIAGATARAGAGANRAQYAAALASGELARARVKAAQAAVDLARLQLSYTEVRAPASGRVSRLAARVGQIVQPAQSLGQLVPDRTYVVANFKETQTGDIRPGQPVDVEIDAYGGRTLHGKVESISGGTGARFALLPPDNASGNFVKVVERVPVRIAWDAVPADLPLRAGLSAFVTVHTR
- a CDS encoding FtsB family cell division protein; translated protein: MAVTRGRRWGVYVGVVALLAALSAADPSGLRKHLRLAGEVDQMRAENERLAGENARLAREVRALRSEPAALERAVREELRYIRPGERVYWLGAERGGAP